In a single window of the Mus musculus strain C57BL/6J chromosome 6, GRCm38.p6 C57BL/6J genome:
- the Tas2r118 gene encoding taste receptor type 2 member 16 — MVPTQVTIFSIIMYVLESLVIIVQSCTTVAVLFREWMHFQRLSPVETILISLGISHFCLQWTSMLYNFGTYSRPVLLFWKVSVVWEFMNILTFWLTSWLAVLYCVKVSSFTHPIFLWLRMKILKLVLWLILGALIASCLSIIPSVVKYHIQMELVTLDNLPKNNSLILRLQQFEWYFSNPLKMIGFGIPFFVFLASIILLTVSLVQHWVQMKHYSSSNSSLKAQFTVLKSLATFFTFFTSYFLTIVISFIGTVFDKKSWFWVCEAVIYGLVCIHFTSLMMSNPALKKALKLQFWSPEPS; from the coding sequence ATGGTGCCAACGCAAGTCACCATCTTCTCCATCATCATGTATGTGCTTGAGTCCTTAGTAATAATTGTGCAAAGTTGCACAACGGTTGCAGTGCTATTCAGAGAGTGGATGCACTTTCAAAGACTGTCACCGGTGGAGACGATTCTCATCAGCCTGGGCATCTCACATTTCTGTCTACAGTGGACATCAATGCTATACAACTTTGGTACTTATTCTAGGCCTGTCCTTTTATTTTGGAAGGTATCAGTCGTCTGGGAGTTCATGAACATTTTGACATTCTGGTTAACCAGTTGGCTTGCTGTCCTCTACTGTGTCAAGGTCTCTTCCTTCACTCACCCCATCTtcctctggctgaggatgaaAATCTTGAAACTGGTTCTCTGGTTGATACTGGGTGCTCTGATAGCTTCTTGTTTGTCAATCATCCCTTCTGTTGTTAAATATCACATCCAGATGGAATTAGTCACCCTAGATAATTTACCCAAGAACAATTCTTTGATTCTAAGACTACAACAGTTTGAATGGTATTTTTCTAATCCTTTAAAAATGATTGGCTTTGGTATTCCTTTCTTCGTGTTCCTGGCTTCTATCATCTTACTCACAGTCTCATTGGTCCAACACTGGGTGCAGATGAAACACTACAGCAGCAGCAACTCCAGCCTGAAAGCTCAGTTCACTGTTCTGAAGTCTCTTGCTACCTTCTTCACCTTCTTCACATCCTATTTTCTGACTATAGTCATCTCCTTTATTGGCACTGTGTTTGATAAGAAATCTTGGTTCTGGGTCTGCGAAGCTGTCATCTATGGTTTAGTCTGTATTCACTTCACTTCACTGATGATGAGCAACCCTGCATTGAAAAAGGCACTGAAGCTGCAGTTCTGGAGCCCAGAGCCTTCCTGA